The Salinibaculum sp. SYNS191 genome has a window encoding:
- a CDS encoding DUF7269 family protein, translating into MRLRVAVFGTLGALATLVAAVFVVAPEVLLAVGPVEAVVGQLSGLDPTLVMLVATLVVGLYVTVAARSSPGDRTVASASPAERRFDGAVTAPPEAVTADRRTLTAADIDADVDRAVASGGARLAAVRDALTGLVVEAYARRYQVRRAQARDVVASGDWTDDRVAAAFLGAEEGPQASLLSRVRLWLTPERERERRIRRTLAAATALTEETP; encoded by the coding sequence ATGCGCCTGCGGGTCGCCGTCTTCGGCACGCTCGGGGCGCTGGCGACGCTCGTCGCCGCGGTGTTCGTGGTCGCGCCGGAGGTGCTACTCGCCGTCGGCCCCGTCGAGGCCGTCGTCGGACAGCTCTCGGGCCTCGACCCGACGCTCGTGATGCTGGTCGCGACGCTCGTCGTCGGGCTGTACGTCACGGTGGCGGCGCGCTCCTCGCCGGGCGACCGGACGGTCGCCAGCGCCTCGCCCGCCGAGCGACGGTTCGACGGGGCCGTCACGGCCCCGCCGGAGGCGGTGACGGCCGACCGGCGGACGCTGACCGCCGCCGACATCGACGCGGACGTCGACCGGGCCGTCGCGTCCGGCGGCGCACGGCTGGCAGCGGTGCGGGACGCGCTGACCGGCCTCGTCGTCGAGGCGTACGCACGGCGCTACCAGGTCAGACGGGCCCAGGCCCGCGACGTCGTCGCCTCGGGCGACTGGACCGACGACCGCGTCGCGGCGGCCTTTCTCGGTGCCGAGGAAGGGCCGCAGGCGTCGCTGCTCTCGCGGGTCAGGCTGTGGCTGACGCCGGAACGGGAGCGCGAGCGCCGAATCCGGCGCACGCTCGCCGCGGCGACCGCACTCACGGAGGAGACGCCATGA
- a CDS encoding transglutaminaseTgpA domain-containing protein, with translation MAPEATDSDGAPARDTVRILLVACCLLALVLAGMLVPSLTGGAGGSPAERLVPGTALSSEGPPGSGLGPEELGNIGRSGFGALNPSRNTDVGGATGVDGPNPYQSQNNTVHFTVTSPRPAYWRTAAYDRYTGTGWRQSGGAVPLDGPIEGDGIQGPRVEYEVTLNRSATALPTVWRPSTVRDRSGLFVTDQRAVRTDQALGTGESYVGVSHRPPQDTALLRAAGTDYPVDVERRYTDLPTDVPARVGQFTDELTRNASTPYETAVTIEEWLETDKAYSLNVSRTSDSMADTFIFDMDRGYCEYFATSMVVMLRSQGIPARYTVGYSTGQQAGDTYTVRAMNAHAWVEVYFEDVGWVKFDPTPGSERLRTEQQSLAEQSPNEEYTPREEGSPGESFTPEGETAERTPTATPAPGETPTDGPDETDPEDQDDGTTGQTESGYDISLNRTAVPGTAVEVSVSRNGVPAAGATVLFNGDPVGTTDEQGTVVATVPYTRELRVDVDDGSAASFAAAGARALPADTDRFYRLPPPSTGAAEVTIPVETNATVTVSGDVVPGATVTVTATVDDVPVEGAAVHVDDRQVATTGDSGRATVALPDQPGPVTIAVEREPIAGSRTLTLPSLNVSVAPDAPLALPLTTATVTVTAGGDPVSSAPVLRDGRRAATTGVDGTATVGLPLASSTTLTASAFGLTDEATVSGLLANLGLALAGLVLAVAVPLGVAARRGYAPREVLALLRRLPRLTVQAAQWLLVTLATRGDELLARLAARLRRTAAHLAALLRGRVTPAELWAALLAWLTTKRRTLRRRVGRGETPEERPAETTPAEARRTVRSAWAQFLDYVSLRRQRTKTPGEIARHAVDRDGLPAEPVARLRDAFREVEYGARSASERLERVEEALSAIERDRADESEETTDGPRGAE, from the coding sequence ATGGCTCCAGAAGCGACGGACTCCGACGGAGCGCCGGCACGCGATACGGTGCGAATCCTGCTCGTCGCGTGCTGTCTGCTCGCGCTGGTGCTCGCCGGGATGCTGGTCCCTTCGCTCACCGGCGGTGCCGGGGGCAGTCCCGCCGAGCGCCTCGTCCCCGGAACCGCGCTCAGCTCCGAGGGACCGCCGGGAAGCGGCCTCGGACCGGAGGAACTGGGGAACATCGGCCGGAGCGGCTTCGGCGCGCTCAACCCCTCCCGGAACACCGACGTCGGCGGCGCGACGGGCGTCGATGGCCCCAACCCCTACCAGTCACAGAACAACACCGTCCACTTCACCGTCACCAGCCCGCGGCCGGCCTACTGGCGCACCGCCGCCTACGACCGCTACACCGGCACCGGCTGGCGACAGAGCGGCGGCGCAGTGCCGCTGGACGGGCCCATCGAGGGTGACGGCATCCAGGGGCCCCGCGTCGAGTACGAGGTGACGCTGAACCGGTCGGCCACCGCGCTGCCGACGGTCTGGCGGCCGAGCACCGTCCGCGACCGGTCGGGGCTGTTCGTGACCGACCAGCGCGCCGTTCGCACCGACCAGGCGCTCGGGACCGGGGAGAGCTACGTCGGCGTCAGCCACCGACCGCCCCAGGACACCGCGCTGTTGCGGGCGGCCGGGACCGACTACCCGGTCGACGTCGAGCGCCGCTACACGGACCTGCCGACCGACGTCCCCGCCCGCGTCGGCCAGTTCACCGACGAACTGACGCGCAACGCCTCCACGCCCTACGAGACGGCCGTCACTATCGAGGAGTGGCTCGAAACCGACAAGGCGTACTCGCTGAACGTCTCCCGGACCAGCGACTCGATGGCCGACACGTTCATCTTCGACATGGACCGGGGGTACTGCGAGTACTTCGCGACGTCGATGGTCGTCATGCTGCGCTCACAGGGCATCCCCGCCCGCTACACGGTCGGGTACTCGACCGGCCAGCAGGCCGGCGACACCTACACCGTCCGCGCGATGAACGCCCACGCCTGGGTCGAGGTCTACTTCGAGGACGTCGGCTGGGTGAAGTTCGACCCCACGCCCGGCAGCGAGCGCCTCCGAACCGAACAGCAGTCGCTGGCGGAGCAGAGCCCGAACGAGGAGTACACGCCCCGCGAGGAGGGCAGCCCCGGCGAGTCCTTCACGCCGGAGGGGGAGACGGCCGAACGGACGCCGACGGCCACGCCCGCCCCCGGCGAGACGCCGACGGACGGACCCGACGAGACGGACCCGGAAGACCAAGACGACGGAACAACCGGCCAGACAGAGTCGGGGTACGACATCTCGCTGAACCGGACCGCAGTCCCCGGGACGGCCGTCGAGGTCAGCGTCTCGCGCAACGGCGTCCCCGCGGCCGGGGCGACGGTGCTGTTCAACGGCGACCCCGTCGGGACGACCGACGAGCAGGGGACGGTCGTCGCTACCGTCCCCTACACCCGGGAACTCCGTGTCGACGTCGACGACGGGTCCGCCGCCAGTTTCGCCGCGGCGGGGGCGCGGGCACTCCCGGCAGACACCGACCGCTTCTACCGTCTCCCCCCACCGTCGACGGGTGCGGCGGAGGTGACCATCCCCGTCGAGACGAACGCGACGGTCACCGTCTCCGGCGACGTCGTTCCCGGGGCGACTGTCACCGTCACCGCGACGGTCGACGACGTCCCCGTCGAGGGCGCGGCCGTCCACGTCGACGACAGGCAGGTGGCGACGACGGGCGACAGTGGCCGGGCGACGGTGGCGCTCCCGGACCAGCCCGGACCCGTCACGATAGCCGTCGAGCGGGAGCCGATTGCCGGCTCGCGGACGCTCACGCTGCCGTCGCTGAACGTCAGCGTCGCGCCCGACGCGCCGCTCGCGCTCCCGCTGACCACCGCGACGGTGACGGTGACGGCCGGCGGCGACCCCGTCAGTTCCGCCCCCGTCCTGCGCGACGGCCGACGGGCCGCGACGACGGGCGTCGACGGGACGGCCACGGTCGGGTTGCCCCTCGCGTCGAGCACCACCCTCACGGCCAGCGCCTTCGGCCTGACCGACGAAGCGACGGTCTCCGGGCTTCTCGCGAACCTCGGGCTGGCGCTCGCTGGGCTGGTGCTGGCCGTCGCCGTGCCGCTGGGGGTGGCCGCTCGCCGCGGGTACGCGCCGCGTGAGGTCCTGGCGCTGCTCCGTCGGCTCCCCCGGCTGACGGTCCAGGCCGCGCAGTGGCTGCTCGTGACGCTGGCGACGCGTGGCGACGAACTGCTCGCCCGCCTGGCCGCGCGGCTCCGCCGGACTGCCGCCCACCTGGCCGCCCTGCTGCGCGGGAGGGTGACTCCGGCCGAACTGTGGGCGGCGCTGCTGGCGTGGCTGACGACGAAGCGACGGACGCTCCGACGCCGCGTCGGGCGCGGCGAGACCCCCGAGGAGCGGCCGGCCGAGACGACGCCGGCGGAGGCACGCCGGACCGTGCGGAGCGCGTGGGCGCAGTTCCTCGACTACGTCAGCCTCCGGCGACAGCGCACGAAGACGCCGGGAGAGATCGCCCGCCACGCCGTCGACCGCGACGGCCTGCCGGCGGAGCCGGTGGCGAGACTCCGGGACGCCTTCCGCGAGGTCGAGTACGGCGCGCGCTCGGCCAGCGAGCGGCTGGAGCGCGTCGAGGAGGCGCTTTCGGCAATCGAGCGGGACCGGGCCGACGAGAGCGAGGAGACGACAGACGGACCGCGGGGGGCGGAGTGA